A window from Branchiostoma lanceolatum isolate klBraLanc5 chromosome 9, klBraLanc5.hap2, whole genome shotgun sequence encodes these proteins:
- the LOC136442204 gene encoding uncharacterized protein isoform X2: MMATAKSGQQSNDNASVEKTSMFRRMVQKLKKGSTEDDLEVETKINPTERVSTEPSLREAKECTGALSEDLQDPQKAGKTSMFRRMVIKLKKESAEDDLDDASKPSQRGSSEPSLKEVIEYSDSLLDELQDLQSLFRTKQHYTSIFVRRLQEQTEDNHTLENEILRMIRKLEENTQHRISQKDEFIQQLQAHVAVLESEKEAERTEADAKIRELEKRLVDQAANTRQRVSLKDEEIEQLKSRVEVLESEKKGFGEARLHVGTQTLEQGNDVLIDPRPILQDIQKMRKENEQKAARQQELIRKMREQMEASKGLIKTLKQDLTEKIGAHDHGKVKKDMTGTSAKKEHAAFEMPTLLLNGLLLALPDDEQHKPADKKESVAFEMPTLLLNGLPLALPDDEQHKPTDKKESVAFEMPTLLLNGLPLALPDDEQHKPTDKKEAVVFEVPTLLLNGLPLALPDDEQHKPTDKKEAVVFEVPTLLLNGLPLALPDDEQHKPTDKKEAVVFEVPTLLLNGLPLALPDDEQHKPTDKKEAVVFEVPTLLLNGLPLALPDDEQHKPTDKKEAVVFEVPTLLLNGLPLALPDDEQHKPTDKKEAVVFEVPTLLLNGLPLALPDDEQHKPTDKKEAVVFEVPTLLLNGLPLALPDDEQHKPTDKKEAVVFEVPTLLLNGLPLPDDEQQMPADKKEHAAFEVPTLLLNGVPLPDDIQHVQTEKEPATAAMPETEKPDGYPPTNGANEGETFGKETATPQGFLNRSLPSGDANITEPSGNPELELPCLPESLAEQSVTLVEHRVHPESSMVHSCPLVELDEAIPDSVVQQYLLSKRIAAYAQQTRLMYAKDCGLRNVPPENSYPARKSASTPAQACSGDSKLNHSETSAGVVTELLANDITLQDDRQHVQTEKEPATAAMPETDKPVKHNEDISQCIPDGYPPTNGANEGETFGKEPATPRGFLNHSLPSGDANITEPSGNPDLELPCPPESLAEQSVTQSLVEHRVHPQSSMVHVCPIGALYEAIPDSLVQQYLLSRRLAAYAHQARLMVLPDSVMKQYLLSQRIAAYAQQVRLMRAMDRGQTNAPPDNPDSVRKSASSPAKACSGDYKLNHSELSQRPSVRLRASSDSLPTPEVGGGDIKPQFWSAPGVVRNDEPRGLEIVLENSSTPEHAHAAQQKVLQRCQPTDSFGTSSTNKTATASCQGKSPTLPGTEGEDTVRNDPASFPLALLQSRIQRGHRLTTTLF, translated from the exons GGTGATAGAGTACAGTGATTCTCTTTTGGACGAACTACAAGACCTACAGAG CTTGTTTCGGACGAAACAACACTACACCTCCATTTTTGTCAG GAGGCTACAAGAACAAACTGAAGACAACCACACACTGGAGAACGAGATTCTGAG AATGATCCGGAAGCTggaagaaaacacacaacacag GATCTCCCAGAAAGATGAGTTCATTCAGCAGCTTCAGGCTCATGTGGCTGTCCTGGAGTCAGAAAAGGAAGC GGAGAGAACAGAAGCTGACGCGAAGATTAGAGAACTGGAGAAGAGACTCGTGGATCAGGCCGCAAACACACGGCAGCG AGTTTCCCTAAAAGATGAGGAGATCGAGCAGCTGAAGTCTCGTGTGGAGGTTCTTGAATCAGAAAAGAAAGG ATTTGGTGAGGCCAGACTGCATGTAGGCACTCAAACCCTGGAGCAAGGGAATGATGTCCTGATTGACCCACGGCCCATACTACAGGACATACAGAAG ATGAGAAAAGAGAACGAGCAGAAAGCTGCACGTCAGCAGGAACTGATCAGAAAGATGCGAGAACAG ATGGAGGCTAGCAAGGGGTTGATCAAGACGCTCAAACAG GATCTTACTGAGAAGATTGGGGCACATGACCAT GGTAAAGTGAAGAAAGACATGACAGGGACGTCAGCTAAGAAGGAACATGCGGCGTTTGAgatgcccacgctgcttctcaacggcctactcctggctctgcccgatgacgagcagcacaagccggCAGATAAGAAGGAATCCGTGGCGTTTGAgatgcccacgctgcttctcaatggcctacccctggctctgcccgatgacgagcagcacaagccaacagataagaaggaatcCGTGGCGTTTGAgatgcccacgctgcttctcaacggcctacccctggctctgcccgatgacgagcagcacaagccaacagataagaaggaagccgtggtgtttgaggtgcccacgctgcttctcaacggcctacccctggctctgcccgatgacgagcagcacaagccaacagataagaaggaagccgtggtgtttgaggtgcccacgctgcttctcaacggcctacccctggctctgcccgatgacgagcagcacaagccaacagataagaaggaagccgtggtgtttgaggtgcccacgctgcttctcaacggcctacccctggctctgcctgatgacgagcagcacaagccaacagataagaaggaagccgtggtgtttgaggtgcccacgctgcttctcaacggcctacccctggctctgcccgatgacgagcaacacaagccaacagataagaaggaagccgtggtgtttgaggtgcccacgctgcttctcaacggcctacccctggctctgcccgatgacgagcagcacaagccaacagataagaaggaagccgtggtgtttgaggtgcccacgctgcttctcaacggcctacccctggctctgcccgatgacgagcagcacaagccaacagataagaaggaagccgtggtgtttgaggtgcccacgctgcttctcaacggcctacccctggctctgcccgatgacgagcagcacaagccaacagataagaaggaagctgtggtgtttgaggtgccgacgctgcttctcaacggcctacctctgccagatgacgagcagcaGATGCCGGCAGATAAGAAGGAACATGCGGCGTTTGAGGTGccgacgctgcttctcaacggcgtACCTCTGCCAGATGACATACAGCATGTACAGACGGAGAAGGAACCTGCGACTGCTGCAATGCCAGAGACTGAAAAGCCCGATGGATACCCTCCAACAAATGGCGCAAATGAGGGTGAAACGTTCGGGAAAGAAACTGCCACCCCACAGGGCTTCTTGAATCGCAGCTTGCCGTCAGGTGATGCAAACATAACAGAGCCCTCGGGAAATCCTGAGCTAGAGCTGCCATGCCTTCCAGAGTCCCTCGCTGAGCAGAGCGTCACCCTTGTAGAGCACAGAGTCCATCCGGAGTCTTCTATGGTCCACTCCTGTCCGCTTGTTGAGCTGGACGAGGCTATACCTGACTCCGTCGTGCAACAGTACCTTCTCTCCAAACGTATAGCAGCCTATGCTCAGCAGACACGTTTAATGTATGCAAAGGATTGTGGACTAAGAAATGTTCCACCTGAGAATTCTTACCCTGCACGAAAGTCAGCGTCGACCCCAGCACAGGCCTGTTCGGGAGATTCGAAGCTAAATCACAGTGAAACTTCAGCTGGTGTGGTGACTGAGCTCCTCGCCAATGACATCACGCTGCAAGATGACAGACAGCATGTACAGACAGAGAAGGAACCTGCGACTGCTGCGATGCCAGAGACTGACAAGCCAGTGAAGCATAACGAGGATATTTCACAATGCATCCCCGATGGATACCCTCCAACAAATGGCGCAAATGAGGGTGAAACGTTCGGGAAGGAACCTGCCACCCCACGGGGCTTCTTGAATCACAGCTTGCCGTCAGGTGATGCAAACATAACAGAGCCATCGGGAAATCCTGATCTAGAGCTGCCGTGCCCTCCAGAGTCCCTCGCTGAGCAGAGCGTCACCCAGAGTCTTGTAGAGCACAGAGTCCATCCGCAGTCTTCTATGGTCCACGTCTGTCCGATTGGTGCGCTGTACGAGGCTATACCTGACTCGCTCGTGCAACAGTACCTCCTCTCTCGACGTCTAGCAGCCTATGCTCACCAGGCACGTTTAATGGTGTTACCTGACTCCGTCATGAAACAATACCTTCTCTCTCAACGCATAGCAGCCTATGCTCAACAGGTACGCTTAATGCGTGCAATGGATCGTGGACAAACAAATGCTCCACCCGACAATCCTGACTCTGTTCGAAAGTCAGCGTCGTCCCCAGCAAAGGCCTGTTCGGGAGACTACAAGCTGAACCACAGTGAATTGTCGCAGAGGCCCTCCGTTAGGTTAAGGGCGTCTTCGGACTCGCTGCCAACTCCTGAAGTCGGTGGTggagacataaaaccacagttCTGGTCTGCACCAGGGGTTGTAAGAAATGATGAACCCCGAGGACTGGAAATTGTACTTGAGAATTCCTCTACACCAGAGCATGCCCACGCCGCACAGCAGAAGGTATTGCAGAGATGTCAGCCCACTGACTCGTTTGGCACGTCGTCAACCAACAAGACGGCCACTGCGTCCTGCCAAGGAAAGAGTCCAACGCTTCCTGGCACTGAGGGAGAGGACACTGTTCGAAACGACCCCGCGTCTTTCCCACTGGCACTGCTGCAGTCCAGAATTCAGAGGGGCCACAGGCTGACCACTACGTTATTCTGA
- the LOC136442204 gene encoding uncharacterized protein isoform X5, translating into MTWMMRPRVIEYSDSLLDELQDLQSLFRTKQHYTSIFVRRLQEQTEDNHTLENEILSDFAGRLEVTNTMIRKLEENTQHRISQKDEFIQQLQAHVAVLESEKEAERTEADAKIRELEKRLVDQAANTRQRVSLKDEEIEQLKSRVEVLESEKKGFGEARLHVGTQTLEQGNDVLIDPRPILQDIQKMRKENEQKAARQQELIRKMREQMEASKGLIKTLKQDLTEKIGAHDHGKVKKDMTGTSAKKEHAAFEMPTLLLNGLLLALPDDEQHKPADKKESVAFEMPTLLLNGLPLALPDDEQHKPTDKKESVAFEMPTLLLNGLPLALPDDEQHKPTDKKEAVVFEVPTLLLNGLPLALPDDEQHKPTDKKEAVVFEVPTLLLNGLPLALPDDEQHKPTDKKEAVVFEVPTLLLNGLPLALPDDEQHKPTDKKEAVVFEVPTLLLNGLPLALPDDEQHKPTDKKEAVVFEVPTLLLNGLPLALPDDEQHKPTDKKEAVVFEVPTLLLNGLPLALPDDEQHKPTDKKEAVVFEVPTLLLNGLPLALPDDEQHKPTDKKEAVVFEVPTLLLNGLPLPDDEQQMPADKKEHAAFEVPTLLLNGVPLPDDIQHVQTEKEPATAAMPETEKPDGYPPTNGANEGETFGKETATPQGFLNRSLPSGDANITEPSGNPELELPCLPESLAEQSVTLVEHRVHPESSMVHSCPLVELDEAIPDSVVQQYLLSKRIAAYAQQTRLMYAKDCGLRNVPPENSYPARKSASTPAQACSGDSKLNHSETSAGVVTELLANDITLQDDRQHVQTEKEPATAAMPETDKPVKHNEDISQCIPDGYPPTNGANEGETFGKEPATPRGFLNHSLPSGDANITEPSGNPDLELPCPPESLAEQSVTQSLVEHRVHPQSSMVHVCPIGALYEAIPDSLVQQYLLSRRLAAYAHQARLMVLPDSVMKQYLLSQRIAAYAQQVRLMRAMDRGQTNAPPDNPDSVRKSASSPAKACSGDYKLNHSELSQRPSVRLRASSDSLPTPEVGGGDIKPQFWSAPGVVRNDEPRGLEIVLENSSTPEHAHAAQQKVLQRCQPTDSFGTSSTNKTATASCQGKSPTLPGTEGEDTVRNDPASFPLALLQSRIQRGHRLTTTLF; encoded by the exons GGTGATAGAGTACAGTGATTCTCTTTTGGACGAACTACAAGACCTACAGAG CTTGTTTCGGACGAAACAACACTACACCTCCATTTTTGTCAG GAGGCTACAAGAACAAACTGAAGACAACCACACACTGGAGAACGAGATTCTGAG TGACTTTGCCGGACGGCTAGAAGTCACCAATAC AATGATCCGGAAGCTggaagaaaacacacaacacag GATCTCCCAGAAAGATGAGTTCATTCAGCAGCTTCAGGCTCATGTGGCTGTCCTGGAGTCAGAAAAGGAAGC GGAGAGAACAGAAGCTGACGCGAAGATTAGAGAACTGGAGAAGAGACTCGTGGATCAGGCCGCAAACACACGGCAGCG AGTTTCCCTAAAAGATGAGGAGATCGAGCAGCTGAAGTCTCGTGTGGAGGTTCTTGAATCAGAAAAGAAAGG ATTTGGTGAGGCCAGACTGCATGTAGGCACTCAAACCCTGGAGCAAGGGAATGATGTCCTGATTGACCCACGGCCCATACTACAGGACATACAGAAG ATGAGAAAAGAGAACGAGCAGAAAGCTGCACGTCAGCAGGAACTGATCAGAAAGATGCGAGAACAG ATGGAGGCTAGCAAGGGGTTGATCAAGACGCTCAAACAG GATCTTACTGAGAAGATTGGGGCACATGACCAT GGTAAAGTGAAGAAAGACATGACAGGGACGTCAGCTAAGAAGGAACATGCGGCGTTTGAgatgcccacgctgcttctcaacggcctactcctggctctgcccgatgacgagcagcacaagccggCAGATAAGAAGGAATCCGTGGCGTTTGAgatgcccacgctgcttctcaatggcctacccctggctctgcccgatgacgagcagcacaagccaacagataagaaggaatcCGTGGCGTTTGAgatgcccacgctgcttctcaacggcctacccctggctctgcccgatgacgagcagcacaagccaacagataagaaggaagccgtggtgtttgaggtgcccacgctgcttctcaacggcctacccctggctctgcccgatgacgagcagcacaagccaacagataagaaggaagccgtggtgtttgaggtgcccacgctgcttctcaacggcctacccctggctctgcccgatgacgagcagcacaagccaacagataagaaggaagccgtggtgtttgaggtgcccacgctgcttctcaacggcctacccctggctctgcctgatgacgagcagcacaagccaacagataagaaggaagccgtggtgtttgaggtgcccacgctgcttctcaacggcctacccctggctctgcccgatgacgagcaacacaagccaacagataagaaggaagccgtggtgtttgaggtgcccacgctgcttctcaacggcctacccctggctctgcccgatgacgagcagcacaagccaacagataagaaggaagccgtggtgtttgaggtgcccacgctgcttctcaacggcctacccctggctctgcccgatgacgagcagcacaagccaacagataagaaggaagccgtggtgtttgaggtgcccacgctgcttctcaacggcctacccctggctctgcccgatgacgagcagcacaagccaacagataagaaggaagctgtggtgtttgaggtgccgacgctgcttctcaacggcctacctctgccagatgacgagcagcaGATGCCGGCAGATAAGAAGGAACATGCGGCGTTTGAGGTGccgacgctgcttctcaacggcgtACCTCTGCCAGATGACATACAGCATGTACAGACGGAGAAGGAACCTGCGACTGCTGCAATGCCAGAGACTGAAAAGCCCGATGGATACCCTCCAACAAATGGCGCAAATGAGGGTGAAACGTTCGGGAAAGAAACTGCCACCCCACAGGGCTTCTTGAATCGCAGCTTGCCGTCAGGTGATGCAAACATAACAGAGCCCTCGGGAAATCCTGAGCTAGAGCTGCCATGCCTTCCAGAGTCCCTCGCTGAGCAGAGCGTCACCCTTGTAGAGCACAGAGTCCATCCGGAGTCTTCTATGGTCCACTCCTGTCCGCTTGTTGAGCTGGACGAGGCTATACCTGACTCCGTCGTGCAACAGTACCTTCTCTCCAAACGTATAGCAGCCTATGCTCAGCAGACACGTTTAATGTATGCAAAGGATTGTGGACTAAGAAATGTTCCACCTGAGAATTCTTACCCTGCACGAAAGTCAGCGTCGACCCCAGCACAGGCCTGTTCGGGAGATTCGAAGCTAAATCACAGTGAAACTTCAGCTGGTGTGGTGACTGAGCTCCTCGCCAATGACATCACGCTGCAAGATGACAGACAGCATGTACAGACAGAGAAGGAACCTGCGACTGCTGCGATGCCAGAGACTGACAAGCCAGTGAAGCATAACGAGGATATTTCACAATGCATCCCCGATGGATACCCTCCAACAAATGGCGCAAATGAGGGTGAAACGTTCGGGAAGGAACCTGCCACCCCACGGGGCTTCTTGAATCACAGCTTGCCGTCAGGTGATGCAAACATAACAGAGCCATCGGGAAATCCTGATCTAGAGCTGCCGTGCCCTCCAGAGTCCCTCGCTGAGCAGAGCGTCACCCAGAGTCTTGTAGAGCACAGAGTCCATCCGCAGTCTTCTATGGTCCACGTCTGTCCGATTGGTGCGCTGTACGAGGCTATACCTGACTCGCTCGTGCAACAGTACCTCCTCTCTCGACGTCTAGCAGCCTATGCTCACCAGGCACGTTTAATGGTGTTACCTGACTCCGTCATGAAACAATACCTTCTCTCTCAACGCATAGCAGCCTATGCTCAACAGGTACGCTTAATGCGTGCAATGGATCGTGGACAAACAAATGCTCCACCCGACAATCCTGACTCTGTTCGAAAGTCAGCGTCGTCCCCAGCAAAGGCCTGTTCGGGAGACTACAAGCTGAACCACAGTGAATTGTCGCAGAGGCCCTCCGTTAGGTTAAGGGCGTCTTCGGACTCGCTGCCAACTCCTGAAGTCGGTGGTggagacataaaaccacagttCTGGTCTGCACCAGGGGTTGTAAGAAATGATGAACCCCGAGGACTGGAAATTGTACTTGAGAATTCCTCTACACCAGAGCATGCCCACGCCGCACAGCAGAAGGTATTGCAGAGATGTCAGCCCACTGACTCGTTTGGCACGTCGTCAACCAACAAGACGGCCACTGCGTCCTGCCAAGGAAAGAGTCCAACGCTTCCTGGCACTGAGGGAGAGGACACTGTTCGAAACGACCCCGCGTCTTTCCCACTGGCACTGCTGCAGTCCAGAATTCAGAGGGGCCACAGGCTGACCACTACGTTATTCTGA